A window of Pedobacter lusitanus contains these coding sequences:
- a CDS encoding purple acid phosphatase family protein, with protein sequence MIRKSLGLLFFSAALTLLSFAQEKQKGAPTEPVKLIRGPYLQVASSTGILIRWRTDVSSRSKVSYGTKPGKLDQATADHALVTEHQIQLKGLLPSTRYYYAIGGLKDTLQGNQDNYFTTLPEAGKTGHFRIAALGDCGDNSINQRRVKEQVIKYIGKDELTAWILLGDNAYSDGTDSEFQSKFFNIYKDDLLKKYPLFPAPGNHDYHDTDLSAKHAQETHETAYYQNFSMPVNGESGGTPSHTQAFYSFDIGNIHFLSLDSYGKEEQTYRLYDTLGPQVNWIKKDLAANKNKGWVIAFWHHPPYTMGSHNSDQEEELVKIRENFIRIIEREGVDLVLNGHSHDYERSRMMQGHYGPASSFNPKIHNLSTSSGRNDGSKDSAPYQKDPANNKGTVYVVSGSAGKLGGKQTTYPHNAMYFSDADHGGASILEIEGNRLELKWVCADGEIRDQFTIEKKAAKGHVPE encoded by the coding sequence ATGATCAGAAAATCATTAGGATTATTATTCTTTAGTGCAGCCTTGACACTGCTGTCATTTGCACAGGAGAAACAAAAAGGAGCTCCAACTGAGCCCGTAAAGCTTATTCGCGGGCCATATCTGCAGGTCGCAAGCAGTACCGGGATACTGATCCGCTGGAGAACAGATGTCTCTTCCAGAAGTAAAGTCAGTTATGGAACAAAACCTGGCAAGCTGGATCAGGCCACGGCAGATCATGCTTTGGTTACTGAGCATCAGATACAGTTAAAGGGGCTTTTGCCCTCAACCCGATATTATTATGCTATCGGAGGGCTGAAAGATACCTTACAGGGTAATCAGGACAATTATTTTACAACCTTACCTGAAGCTGGCAAAACAGGGCATTTCCGGATTGCTGCTTTGGGTGATTGCGGGGATAATTCTATTAATCAGCGCAGGGTAAAAGAGCAGGTGATCAAATATATAGGAAAAGACGAGCTTACTGCATGGATATTATTGGGCGATAACGCTTATTCTGATGGAACAGATTCTGAGTTTCAGAGTAAGTTTTTTAATATCTATAAGGATGACCTGTTAAAAAAGTACCCTTTATTTCCTGCACCTGGAAATCATGATTACCATGATACCGATCTTTCTGCAAAACATGCACAGGAAACACATGAAACAGCTTATTACCAAAATTTCTCTATGCCGGTAAATGGAGAATCAGGCGGGACACCTTCACATACCCAGGCTTTTTATTCCTTTGATATTGGGAATATACATTTCCTCTCGCTGGATTCTTACGGAAAAGAGGAGCAGACATACCGTTTATACGATACGCTGGGGCCGCAGGTGAACTGGATTAAGAAAGATCTTGCAGCTAATAAAAATAAAGGCTGGGTAATTGCATTCTGGCATCATCCGCCATATACGATGGGTTCACACAATTCAGATCAGGAAGAAGAACTGGTTAAGATCAGGGAAAACTTTATCCGTATCATTGAACGTGAAGGAGTAGATCTTGTGCTCAACGGGCATAGCCATGATTATGAACGCAGCAGAATGATGCAGGGGCATTACGGTCCTGCCAGTTCTTTTAACCCGAAAATACATAATTTGAGTACCTCTTCCGGAAGAAACGATGGCAGTAAAGATTCAGCTCCCTATCAGAAAGACCCTGCAAATAATAAAGGGACAGTATATGTCGTGAGTGGTTCGGCAGGTAAACTGGGAGGGAAGCAGACCACTTATCCGCATAATGCCATGTATTTTTCTGATGCAGACCACGGCGGTGCAAGTATTTTGGAAATTGAAGGTAACCGTCTTGAACTGAAATGGGTATGTGCTGACGGAGAGATCAGGGATCAGTTTACTATCGAGAAAAAAGCTGCCAAAGGTCATGTACCGGAATAA
- a CDS encoding cytochrome c peroxidase: protein MITCLSIVLGLKESADKQGLTNLLHEIKYSFMQFEQTTTQLQKSVSLLNEDPQSLNRAKTALKNSRIAYKRIEFFMDYFFHSSSLIYNRPAKTEVEEPYMEYQEPSGFQVIEALLFNENPHLHQKELAAQTELLATSAADLPALLYGFEASDAQMLESIRLELVKIITLSITGYDAPELKSGIEEAAQSLVSVQKVLLPLLKKKDQSSVLLNQQLSGATAYLYQHPDFDSFDRMVFLKNYALPLQQQLTTFIQISKADLQKKSGLNYQAKHLFSPDAIPQNIFPGARISTPAMVALGQKLFLEKSLSGNLKRSCASCHHPDQYFGEKLKTSIAFDEQSYLTRNAPTLLYTVFQYSQFWDGRVKSLQEQIKAVISNPLEMNGKHEVIVDSISKSKQYRQDFLQAFPAFKVNPVSMETIADALAAYVGSLNPRNSAFDRYMNGDRKAMKSSAVKGFNLFMGKAACGSCHFAPLFNGLIPPYYKLTEYEVLGTPGNADFSKLKKDQDKGRYDFFPISFYQAAFKTPTIRNVEKTAPYMHNGVFTDLYQVVDFYNKGGGAGLGLDLPGQTLSSKPLHLSKAETQNIIDFMKSLTDNL, encoded by the coding sequence TTGATAACTTGTTTATCTATTGTGCTGGGACTAAAAGAATCAGCAGATAAACAGGGATTAACCAATCTGCTGCATGAAATTAAGTATAGTTTCATGCAGTTTGAACAGACTACCACTCAGCTGCAGAAGTCAGTTTCTTTGCTTAATGAAGATCCTCAAAGCCTGAACAGAGCTAAAACAGCTTTGAAAAACAGTAGAATAGCCTATAAACGAATTGAGTTTTTTATGGATTATTTTTTCCATAGCTCATCGCTGATTTATAACAGACCAGCTAAAACAGAGGTCGAAGAACCTTATATGGAATACCAGGAGCCATCCGGATTTCAGGTGATCGAAGCTCTGTTATTTAATGAAAACCCCCATTTACATCAAAAAGAATTAGCTGCACAGACAGAGCTTCTTGCTACCTCTGCTGCAGATCTGCCAGCTTTGCTTTATGGCTTTGAAGCCAGTGATGCACAGATGCTGGAAAGTATACGATTAGAGCTGGTTAAGATCATTACCTTAAGTATTACAGGATATGATGCGCCAGAACTTAAGAGCGGGATAGAAGAGGCCGCACAAAGCCTCGTTTCGGTTCAAAAGGTATTATTACCACTGCTCAAAAAGAAGGATCAGTCATCAGTACTGCTCAACCAGCAATTAAGCGGAGCTACAGCCTATCTGTATCAGCATCCGGACTTCGACAGCTTTGACAGAATGGTCTTTCTGAAAAATTATGCTTTACCGTTGCAGCAGCAGCTGACCACTTTTATACAGATTTCAAAAGCAGATTTGCAGAAAAAGAGTGGGTTAAATTACCAGGCAAAACATCTTTTTAGTCCGGATGCAATTCCACAAAACATATTTCCGGGTGCCAGGATCAGTACCCCGGCTATGGTAGCCCTTGGTCAAAAGCTTTTCCTTGAAAAGTCACTATCAGGGAATTTAAAACGTAGCTGTGCCAGCTGTCATCATCCTGATCAGTATTTTGGTGAAAAACTAAAAACCAGTATTGCCTTTGACGAGCAAAGTTATCTGACCCGAAACGCGCCAACCTTACTGTATACAGTTTTTCAGTATAGCCAGTTCTGGGATGGCCGGGTAAAGAGTTTACAGGAGCAGATTAAGGCGGTAATTTCCAATCCTCTTGAAATGAACGGGAAACATGAAGTGATTGTGGACAGCATCAGTAAATCAAAGCAATACAGACAGGATTTTCTGCAGGCATTTCCAGCATTCAAAGTGAATCCTGTCAGCATGGAAACTATTGCGGACGCACTTGCCGCCTATGTAGGGAGTCTTAATCCAAGAAACTCTGCCTTTGACCGCTATATGAACGGAGACAGGAAAGCTATGAAAAGTTCTGCGGTTAAAGGTTTTAACTTATTTATGGGGAAAGCAGCCTGCGGAAGCTGTCATTTTGCTCCGCTATTCAACGGTTTGATTCCTCCTTATTATAAATTAACTGAATACGAAGTCCTTGGAACTCCGGGGAATGCTGATTTTAGTAAACTGAAAAAGGATCAGGACAAAGGCCGGTATGATTTTTTTCCAATCAGCTTTTATCAGGCTGCATTTAAAACACCTACTATCCGTAATGTGGAAAAAACTGCTCCTTATATGCATAACGGAGTATTTACAGATCTGTATCAGGTGGTAGATTTTTATAATAAAGGAGGGGGAGCCGGACTGGGGCTTGATCTGCCCGGACAGACGCTGTCTTCCAAGCCTTTACATCTCTCAAAGGCAGAAACACAAAATATTATTGATTTTATGAAATCGTTGACAGATAATCTATAA
- a CDS encoding M12 family metallopeptidase — protein MKNKFLLISTAVLFCLTSCKKNADNSAPVNNDQKVQETGLHNDFVCEMKQPETKSTATEANGPANKLWPNGSTIKVRFIGGSAIVREKVKQYAKSWEASANVTFSFVADNAAADIKVGFASGGSWSYIGTTSKQYSPSMNYGWFTDNTSDTEFRRTITHEFGHALGLNHEQSHPDANIPWNTQAVYDYYMGPPNNWTKAQVDFNVLRVESRTGLNYTAYDSASIMHYAVQARFTTNNTTIAANNTTISAKDVLYMKTYYPGRS, from the coding sequence ATGAAAAACAAATTTCTACTGATCAGTACTGCCGTGCTGTTCTGCCTGACCAGCTGTAAGAAAAATGCGGATAATTCTGCACCTGTCAACAATGATCAAAAAGTACAGGAAACAGGTTTGCACAACGATTTTGTTTGTGAAATGAAGCAGCCTGAAACCAAAAGTACTGCCACAGAAGCTAACGGACCGGCCAATAAACTCTGGCCAAACGGAAGTACAATTAAAGTACGTTTTATTGGCGGATCTGCCATTGTTCGCGAAAAAGTAAAACAGTATGCCAAAAGCTGGGAAGCTTCTGCAAATGTTACCTTTTCTTTTGTTGCAGATAATGCAGCAGCCGATATTAAAGTAGGCTTTGCGAGTGGTGGTTCATGGTCTTATATCGGTACCACTTCTAAACAGTATTCTCCATCTATGAATTATGGCTGGTTTACTGACAATACCAGTGATACAGAGTTCAGAAGAACTATCACTCATGAATTTGGCCATGCTTTGGGACTTAACCATGAACAATCTCATCCTGATGCAAATATTCCATGGAATACTCAGGCTGTGTATGACTATTATATGGGCCCGCCAAACAACTGGACTAAAGCACAGGTTGATTTTAATGTATTGCGTGTAGAATCAAGAACAGGATTAAACTATACTGCCTATGATTCTGCATCAATTATGCACTATGCTGTTCAGGCTCGTTTTACAACAAACAATACGACTATCGCAGCTAATAACACGACTATATCTGCTAAAGATGTTTTATATATGAAAACATATTATCCTGGCAGAAGTTAA
- a CDS encoding M12 family metallopeptidase, producing MKNKFLLISTAVLFCLTSCKKSADTQAPAETDQKQQETALHSGFACQMKVPVHTGPVTEANGPANQLWTNGSTIKVRFSGGSTYVRSKVKQYAKSWEASANVTFSFVADNAAADIKIAFDQNDGSWSYVGKESKNYSPSMNYGWFNDNTSDTEFRRTVTHEFGHALGLNHEQSHPDANIPWNTQAVYDYYMGPPNNWSKEDVDFNVLAVESRTGLNYTAYDSASIMHYPVEARFTTNNKTIAANNTTISAKDVLYMKTYYPGRS from the coding sequence ATGAAAAACAAATTTCTACTGATCAGTACTGCGGTACTGTTCTGCCTGACCAGCTGTAAGAAAAGTGCCGATACCCAGGCACCTGCAGAAACCGATCAAAAACAACAGGAAACTGCTTTACACTCAGGTTTCGCCTGCCAGATGAAAGTACCTGTTCATACTGGCCCGGTAACCGAAGCGAATGGCCCTGCCAATCAGCTCTGGACAAATGGAAGTACAATTAAAGTACGTTTTAGCGGCGGATCAACCTATGTTCGCAGTAAAGTAAAACAGTACGCTAAAAGCTGGGAAGCTTCTGCAAATGTGACTTTCTCTTTTGTTGCAGATAATGCAGCTGCCGACATCAAAATTGCTTTTGACCAGAATGATGGATCTTGGTCATATGTAGGCAAAGAATCTAAAAACTATTCTCCTTCAATGAACTATGGCTGGTTTAATGACAATACCAGTGATACAGAGTTCAGAAGAACAGTTACACATGAGTTTGGTCATGCTTTAGGCCTTAACCATGAGCAGTCTCACCCTGATGCTAATATTCCATGGAATACACAGGCAGTGTATGACTATTATATGGGCCCGCCAAACAACTGGTCTAAAGAAGATGTAGATTTTAATGTACTTGCTGTAGAGTCAAGAACAGGATTAAACTACACGGCTTATGATTCAGCTTCAATTATGCATTACCCTGTTGAAGCACGTTTCACTACCAACAATAAAACGATTGCAGCCAATAACACTACTATTTCTGCAAAAGATGTTTTATATATGAAAACGTATTATCCTGGCAGAAGTTAA
- a CDS encoding RagB/SusD family nutrient uptake outer membrane protein yields the protein MRNIAIITLIIAVIFSSCKKDFLNLAPNENINEEQAFSTMIQTENFVNNIYSKLPVAQTRTGDGFTTLDCLSDEGSPTYFQRGKIFNGGGYGPANIQDFIGDIWGDSFAGIRKTNILLEKLPTVPANNEDEAATKKRLKGEALFLRSFLYFDVLKIYGRFPILDKRLDLNDTYQIPRNKYEECVAFILKDLDEAIAILPASYPPNLLGRANKAMCMALKSRLLLYAASPLNSADSPSKWQEAAKAAKDLLDLNQFSLYNNIADKANNYKAIFNVFANNEIIWFMNLGNGKTYEQNYYPISSSGWGNISPTQNLVDEYQMANGKDINDPASGYNPAKPYVGREPRFYATVWYNGSIVRSKTIQTFPGGTDAINGGDNNTKTGYYLRKFCDETINISSGAGRQMMSIWFRLAEIYLNYAEASNEANNDPAADPLIYTYINLIRTRAGLPDLPTGLSKVQMRLAIRHERRIELTFEEHRFFDDRRWKLNFGGDIKGIVWDSSSANYTITVTENRPFDTKMWYMPIPQNEINITRMEQNPGWQ from the coding sequence ATGAGAAACATTGCCATTATAACCCTAATTATAGCCGTTATCTTTTCTTCCTGCAAAAAGGACTTTCTGAACCTTGCTCCTAATGAAAACATCAATGAAGAGCAGGCTTTCAGCACAATGATCCAAACAGAAAATTTCGTTAATAATATTTATTCAAAATTACCTGTTGCCCAGACAAGGACAGGTGATGGCTTTACAACGCTTGATTGTTTGAGTGACGAAGGCTCTCCCACTTATTTCCAGAGAGGGAAAATTTTTAACGGCGGTGGATACGGCCCTGCAAATATCCAGGATTTTATAGGAGATATCTGGGGGGATTCTTTTGCCGGAATAAGGAAAACAAATATTTTACTGGAAAAACTACCAACGGTTCCTGCCAACAATGAAGATGAAGCCGCTACAAAGAAAAGACTTAAGGGCGAAGCATTGTTCTTAAGATCCTTCTTGTATTTTGATGTTTTAAAAATTTATGGAAGATTCCCTATTCTGGATAAAAGACTAGACCTCAACGATACTTATCAGATTCCGAGAAACAAATATGAAGAATGTGTAGCTTTTATCCTCAAAGATCTTGACGAGGCAATAGCTATTCTTCCTGCAAGTTACCCACCCAACCTCTTGGGACGGGCTAATAAAGCGATGTGCATGGCCCTGAAGTCAAGACTTCTGCTTTATGCGGCCAGTCCATTAAATTCAGCAGATTCCCCTTCAAAATGGCAGGAAGCAGCTAAAGCGGCTAAAGATCTCCTGGATTTGAATCAATTCTCTCTATATAATAACATAGCTGATAAAGCGAATAATTACAAAGCTATCTTTAATGTTTTCGCCAACAATGAAATTATCTGGTTCATGAATCTGGGTAATGGCAAAACCTACGAACAAAACTATTACCCGATTAGTAGCAGTGGCTGGGGCAATATCTCTCCAACACAAAATCTGGTTGATGAATATCAAATGGCAAACGGAAAAGACATTAATGATCCTGCCTCCGGTTATAATCCAGCAAAACCATATGTTGGTAGAGAACCCCGCTTTTATGCAACAGTATGGTATAATGGCAGTATTGTCAGATCTAAAACTATTCAGACATTCCCGGGAGGAACAGACGCAATCAATGGGGGAGACAATAATACTAAAACCGGCTATTACCTAAGAAAATTCTGTGATGAGACAATCAATATATCATCAGGAGCGGGAAGACAAATGATGAGTATTTGGTTTAGGCTGGCAGAGATCTACCTCAATTATGCAGAAGCCAGCAATGAAGCAAATAATGACCCGGCGGCCGATCCGCTCATTTATACTTATATCAATTTAATCCGGACAAGAGCCGGACTACCAGATTTACCTACCGGATTATCCAAAGTACAAATGAGACTCGCTATCAGACATGAGCGAAGGATTGAGCTCACGTTTGAAGAGCATCGTTTTTTTGATGACAGGAGATGGAAACTGAATTTCGGCGGTGATATCAAAGGGATAGTTTGGGATTCTTCAAGTGCAAATTACACAATTACTGTTACTGAAAACAGACCATTTGATACAAAAATGTGGTATATGCCAATTCCTCAAAATGAAATTAACATCACCCGTATGGAACAAAATCCAGGCTGGCAATAA
- a CDS encoding SusC/RagA family TonB-linked outer membrane protein: MKHPFYVNQHEEKPYYLKFYRFRILVFILTTTICLSVTKGYPATSLFSSGEKFIITNFTLAGQVMDEKNNPLPGINLKIESSNNGVSTDSNGKFAIKNVRPGDILVVSMVGYITQRIIVNTPNELIIILKEDNQGLNEVVVVGMGTQKKASVIGSISSISTKELRQSPVANISNALAGRLPGLIAVQNSGAPGADASKLYIRGVATLNGASPLVVVDGVEGRTINDIEPSDIESVSILKDATATAVYGIRGANGVILITSRRGSASKVPSISFTSQYGIQTPTKVPEVVNSFEYATLYNQANKNNGMPLTYSQAQLDGYKNHTDPYLYPDNNFEDILLRNNSLMSKQNLQVVGGSDFARFFVSAGYLSQQGIYNHFETPYPADQVFKRYNFRGNVDVDVTKTTLLKLDLSGSFGSVNRPNYANEPFFSIVRFAPNLYPIKNPDGTWGSISSLPANPVAELADKGYRVSYTGRSQGTFSITQKLDMFIKGLAASISLSYDANYTQTQTRNKNYDSFVYNPDGTYTRATTGSKLAAVTGTYGLSRFSTYQGRLTYDRTFGNHTLSSAAIFTQQKSYSDISIPSALQGLAGRTTYNYKSKYFAEATYAYNGSENFAPGKRFGFFPAGAIGWIASEEAFFKEKIKFITFLKLRASYGVVGNDQIGSSRFLFNSYYADADGISFGNPPANVPGLTETFLGNKDVTWERGYKKNIAFESKLFDNLISLNLDLFKENRKKILVNSLVPGLAGFPNASPVNKGEVENQGFELEIGIHKNISKLSLNLRGNIGFNRNKVIENNEAPQLYDYQSGIGKRVGQYFGLLSRGFFNSIDEIKNSPTQTYTSRVIPGDLKYEDVNGDGVINDFDRVAIGYSAVPEIQYGITFDGSFKNFDFSILFQGSAHSSAYYDQFGYVPFYSQGTALKAHLGSWTPETASTATYPRIDIGPNANNTRISTFTLQNGNYLRIKNVELGYSFSQRIIKRVGLKTVRIFANAQNLVTWSKIKLTDPEYTDGSIGRTYPQQKVCNFGATLTF, encoded by the coding sequence ATGAAACACCCATTTTATGTTAACCAACATGAAGAGAAACCGTATTACCTGAAATTTTACAGATTTAGGATTCTTGTCTTCATTCTGACAACTACCATTTGTTTATCAGTAACAAAAGGATATCCGGCAACTTCTCTATTTTCATCAGGAGAGAAGTTCATAATTACGAATTTCACACTCGCCGGTCAGGTCATGGATGAAAAAAATAACCCACTGCCCGGGATAAATCTGAAAATTGAAAGCTCCAACAATGGAGTCAGTACAGATTCTAACGGAAAATTCGCTATCAAAAATGTACGCCCAGGAGATATCCTGGTTGTTTCAATGGTTGGCTACATTACACAGAGAATAATTGTTAATACTCCAAATGAACTTATAATTATACTAAAAGAAGATAATCAGGGATTAAACGAAGTCGTGGTGGTTGGCATGGGCACTCAAAAGAAAGCAAGTGTAATCGGGTCTATATCCTCCATTTCAACAAAAGAGCTCAGACAGAGCCCTGTAGCTAATATAAGTAATGCTTTAGCAGGGCGCTTACCAGGATTGATTGCTGTACAAAACAGCGGAGCGCCGGGAGCTGATGCCAGTAAACTTTATATCCGCGGTGTTGCCACATTAAACGGAGCCAGTCCACTGGTAGTAGTTGATGGTGTTGAAGGCCGTACTATAAATGATATAGAGCCCAGTGATATAGAAAGTGTCAGTATTTTAAAAGACGCCACTGCCACAGCAGTTTATGGGATAAGAGGTGCTAATGGGGTGATCTTAATTACCAGCCGCAGAGGGTCAGCTTCAAAAGTGCCTTCAATTTCTTTCACCTCACAATATGGTATTCAAACCCCTACCAAAGTACCAGAAGTGGTTAATTCCTTTGAGTATGCAACACTCTATAATCAGGCCAACAAAAATAATGGAATGCCTTTAACTTATAGCCAGGCACAACTTGACGGTTATAAAAACCATACTGATCCCTATTTATACCCAGATAATAACTTTGAAGATATTCTACTCAGAAATAACTCATTGATGAGTAAACAAAATCTTCAGGTTGTTGGAGGTTCTGATTTTGCTCGTTTTTTTGTTTCTGCTGGTTATCTGTCTCAACAAGGTATCTATAATCATTTTGAAACTCCCTACCCTGCAGATCAGGTATTCAAGAGGTATAATTTCCGGGGGAATGTGGATGTAGATGTCACCAAAACAACCTTATTAAAACTGGATTTATCAGGTAGTTTTGGTTCAGTAAACAGACCGAATTATGCCAATGAGCCCTTCTTTTCTATTGTTCGCTTTGCACCAAATCTATACCCGATAAAAAACCCTGATGGTACCTGGGGATCTATTTCATCTCTTCCGGCTAACCCTGTAGCTGAACTTGCCGATAAAGGTTACAGGGTATCCTATACCGGCCGCTCTCAGGGAACATTTTCGATAACACAAAAACTTGATATGTTTATCAAAGGATTAGCTGCCAGCATTTCTTTATCCTATGACGCCAATTATACACAGACTCAGACCAGAAATAAAAACTATGATTCTTTTGTATATAATCCGGACGGGACTTACACCCGGGCTACGACGGGATCAAAGCTGGCAGCTGTTACCGGGACATACGGTTTAAGCAGATTTTCAACCTACCAGGGCAGACTAACGTATGACAGAACTTTTGGTAACCATACTCTAAGCAGTGCAGCTATTTTTACCCAACAAAAATCATATAGCGACATTAGTATACCTTCTGCACTTCAGGGACTGGCCGGCAGAACAACTTATAATTATAAGAGTAAATATTTTGCAGAAGCAACATATGCTTATAATGGTTCAGAAAATTTTGCTCCGGGTAAAAGATTCGGTTTTTTTCCTGCTGGTGCGATAGGTTGGATTGCATCGGAAGAAGCTTTCTTTAAAGAAAAAATTAAATTCATCACCTTTCTTAAATTAAGAGCTTCGTATGGAGTGGTTGGTAATGATCAGATTGGTAGCAGCCGGTTTTTATTTAACAGTTATTACGCTGATGCAGATGGAATTTCATTTGGGAATCCACCTGCAAATGTACCAGGACTTACTGAAACCTTCCTTGGAAATAAAGACGTTACCTGGGAAAGAGGCTATAAAAAGAATATTGCATTTGAATCCAAGTTATTTGATAACCTGATTAGTCTTAATCTTGATTTGTTTAAAGAAAACAGAAAAAAAATCCTGGTCAACTCCCTCGTCCCGGGACTTGCAGGTTTTCCCAATGCCAGTCCGGTCAATAAAGGTGAGGTTGAAAATCAAGGATTTGAACTTGAAATTGGTATCCATAAAAACATTAGCAAATTATCTCTCAACTTAAGAGGAAATATTGGTTTTAACAGAAATAAAGTTATAGAAAATAATGAAGCTCCTCAGCTTTATGATTATCAATCAGGAATTGGGAAACGAGTGGGACAATACTTTGGTTTGCTTAGCCGGGGATTCTTCAACAGTATAGACGAAATCAAAAACAGTCCAACCCAAACTTATACAAGCAGAGTTATACCAGGAGATTTAAAATATGAAGATGTCAATGGCGACGGGGTTATCAATGATTTTGACAGGGTCGCTATTGGATATTCTGCAGTTCCAGAAATTCAGTACGGAATTACTTTTGATGGTAGTTTCAAAAATTTCGATTTCAGTATACTTTTCCAGGGCTCTGCTCATTCAAGTGCTTACTATGATCAGTTCGGTTATGTACCTTTTTATTCACAGGGTACAGCATTAAAGGCCCACCTGGGCAGCTGGACTCCAGAAACAGCTTCAACAGCTACTTATCCCAGAATAGATATCGGACCAAATGCCAACAACACCCGTATTTCTACATTTACACTTCAGAATGGCAACTATCTTAGAATTAAAAATGTAGAATTAGGTTACTCATTCTCTCAGCGTATAATAAAAAGAGTTGGATTGAAAACGGTAAGGATTTTTGCAAATGCACAAAATCTTGTGACCTGGTCGAAAATTAAGCTGACTGATCCCGAGTATACCGATGGAAGTATTGGCCGGACTTATCCGCAGCAAAAGGTCTGCAATTTTGGTGCAACATTAACATTTTAA
- a CDS encoding AraC family transcriptional regulator: MKAELIVDAPIVESRDIWVKKINKPYFDHPFHFHQVCELVWVDKGFGKFIIGDHIGNFSHGELILHGAGLPHLWQCDKAMYTNPDLFTKATTIYFSSAFIINLTDNPELVTITHELLRKAKRGLRILGNTRDLVINEIKKIEGSKGFQQLSHFLLILDLLSYSNEYEYLSGIRYENPATEFDLNRFTQVYQFAINNFHRDIMLTEIADLCNLTPNAFCRYFKSKTQKTFSRFMNELRIGHACKLLQDENNTIDSICYSCGYNSQVNFFKFFKLIMNKTPGEYRQRITKIQRNL, encoded by the coding sequence ATGAAAGCGGAATTGATTGTAGATGCCCCCATTGTAGAAAGCAGGGATATCTGGGTAAAAAAAATTAATAAACCTTATTTTGACCATCCTTTTCACTTCCACCAGGTATGTGAACTGGTCTGGGTAGATAAAGGGTTTGGAAAATTTATTATCGGCGATCATATCGGTAATTTTTCCCATGGAGAACTGATTCTTCATGGTGCGGGACTACCACATCTATGGCAGTGTGATAAAGCTATGTATACGAACCCGGACTTATTTACCAAAGCAACAACAATCTATTTTTCATCAGCTTTTATAATCAATCTTACTGATAATCCGGAGCTAGTTACAATTACTCATGAGCTGCTTAGAAAGGCAAAAAGAGGATTGCGCATCCTGGGAAATACAAGAGATTTAGTTATCAATGAGATAAAGAAAATAGAAGGCAGTAAGGGTTTTCAGCAACTTTCTCATTTTTTATTAATCCTCGATCTGTTAAGTTATAGTAATGAATACGAATACCTTTCAGGTATTCGTTATGAAAATCCTGCTACAGAATTTGATTTGAACCGTTTCACACAGGTTTATCAGTTCGCAATAAACAATTTTCATCGCGATATCATGCTTACAGAAATTGCTGACCTATGTAACCTGACCCCTAATGCATTCTGCCGTTATTTCAAATCTAAAACTCAGAAAACATTTTCACGATTCATGAATGAATTGCGAATAGGTCATGCGTGTAAACTATTACAGGATGAAAATAATACAATAGACAGTATTTGCTACAGCTGCGGATATAACAGCCAGGTTAATTTCTTTAAATTCTTTAAGCTTATCATGAATAAGACACCTGGAGAATACCGCCAGCGTATAACAAAAATCCAGAGAAATCTGTAA
- a CDS encoding MaoC family dehydratase yields MFTKKYYEEYVIDSTRGTIGRTITETDIVIHAGQTGDFFPHHMDAEWCKTQTFNERIAHGTLIFSVAIGSTATSVNEVSISYGYDRIRFIRPVFIGDTIHVKVSISGKKKYKKPSHGLVTELVEVFNQKDEIVMLCEHILLVEKKSTGE; encoded by the coding sequence ATGTTTACAAAAAAATATTATGAAGAATATGTTATTGATAGTACAAGGGGGACTATCGGACGTACTATCACAGAAACAGATATTGTGATACATGCAGGTCAGACAGGTGATTTTTTTCCACATCATATGGATGCCGAATGGTGTAAAACACAAACATTTAATGAAAGGATTGCTCACGGTACACTTATTTTTAGTGTCGCAATAGGTAGTACAGCTACTTCGGTTAATGAAGTATCGATAAGCTATGGTTACGACAGAATCCGTTTTATCAGACCTGTTTTTATTGGAGATACAATTCATGTAAAAGTCAGCATTTCCGGAAAAAAAAAGTATAAAAAACCAAGTCATGGTCTGGTCACTGAATTAGTTGAAGTTTTTAATCAGAAAGATGAAATAGTGATGTTATGCGAGCATATTTTACTGGTAGAAAAGAAAAGTACAGGTGAATAG